A region of the Bernardetia sp. genome:
AAATATTCTTCTAGGTTTCTTTGCTGGGACAAAATGGGATGGTTCTTTCGAATCTAATGGAACAATCGTAATGAAAAACAATGGAGATTGTGTAGGTTTTCATATTGTAGAAATGGAAAATCTGAAAAATTACCTTTTTGAAAATATTAAATTAGATACACCTTCTACAACAAGACATCGTTTTGGACAGCTTTATACTGAAAAAAATGGAGATTTATTTTTTAAGTTGAATCTACAACTACGTTTTTAAAGAGTCATTTATCCTTGATTTAGAAAAGCTGTAGGATAAGTTACCATAGGAAGAATAATGTAAAAAGTAGGGTTTCATTACAGAATATCAACCTTTTTTCTGTTTTCAAAAAAGCCTAAAAAGCAATAATTTCTCTTATCTAAACACACAAAAACTTTTAAAATCTACTGTAATACAAACAGTTGCTTGCAAAACTTTAACTTTTTAGATACTTTTTGCGTAAATTATACCATACATTGTTAAGTATTTAACTTAGATAGATAAAAGAAATTATTTTAAATTTTATACAATCAAATACATGAAAAAATCGGCATTAGACAGAGACGCAATAGGTTATGATTCTTTATCACAAAAAGAAGTGAGCGCAAGACAGAATAGCTCTCTTACTGGCTTACTCATTGCTGCTGTCATCACAGTAGTTCTTTTCAATGTTCCTTATGGTTATTATATCAGTTATCCGTTCAGTATTTTAGGAACTTGGTTTCATGAAATGGGACATGGAATAATGGCTCTTCTTTGGGGAGGAGATTTTATTAAGTTAGTGATGTATTCTAATGGTTCTGGCGTTGCAACTACTACTAGTTACAATGCTATTGCACAAGCGTTTGTATCTGCTGCTGGTTTGATGACACCACCTATTATTGGTGCTGCTCTGATATTGGCTGGGCGTACACAGAGAGGTTCGAAGATAGCAATGAGTATTTTAGGAGCAGCACTAATAATTTCTGTTGTTTTTTTAGTGCGTTCATGGTTTGGAGTATTAGCTGTTAGTCTTTGGGGAGCTTTGATTATAACTTTTGCCTTCAAACTTCCAGTTTCATATAAGCCTTTTGTAGTACAGTTTTTAGGGGTACAGGCTTGGGCAAGTACATTCAGAAGTTTAGACTATATGTTTAGTGATTATGCAGGGTCTCTTGGAATGCAATCCGATACACAATCAATTGCTAATATTTTAATTTTGCCGTACTGGTTTTGGGGAGGTGTGATTGCTGCTTTTGCTATCGTGATGTTATTAGTTAGTTTGAAAATTGCTTTCAAAAAATAAAACTTGAAATACAGCAAACACAAACCACTTTTTTATCAGAGGAATCTGTAAAAAAGTGGTTTTTTTTATGTCAAAATAGTCCTAATTTTCATATCTTTAAAAAAGCAAATTAGTTTTAAATACATCAAATTTAAATTACTAGACAGGAAACAAAAGTTGTTGGTGTCGCTATGCTAAAACACCAACGAACTGTATTTTGTCCCTGTTCTGTAACACACAGAACAACAAATATCTGTTTATGTCCAGTACTCTACATCAAATTATTATACAAATGAAATTTCATTCTATCTCAAAATATATTTTAGTCTTGGTTTCTATTACCTGTTTGAATAGCATTTTATTTGCCCAAAACAAACAGTTATCAGAAGAAGATATAGCTTTTTCTAGGCAATGGGAAGCCAAACTCAATCACGCACTTTCTCATTCCCATACAGAGCGCAACGACAAATCGCACCATTCTTGCCTAACTCTAGTGCTTTTGGAAGGGCAGCAAAATAAAAAACGACTTACTCTACGTCTTGAAAAAATTCTTCGAACACATAGCGAACGTATAGAATTGAATTTCTTTTTTGATTCAGAACATTATCGTTTTCATTATGACAAAACAGGAGTAAATGCTGTGGACATAACAGATGAGAATAACAACGATGTGCCAGATTACATAGAATTTATGGCAACAGAATTTGAGAATGTCTATAATAAAGAAATAAATGAATTGGGTTATGTTGCCCCTCCAAGTGACGGAACAGAAGGTGGTGGAGAAGATTTATACGATGTTTATGTTACTGATTTGCAGCAAGGTTTGTATGGATACGTAGCTTCTGAAAATATGATAGGCGATAATCCAAACTCTACAGTTATTGAAACAGAGGCAAGTACAAGTGTTATGAGAATGCGAAATAATTACGATGATTTTGATTTGAAAAACGATGCATTGAAAGTAACAGCAGCACACGAGTATTACCACTCTATTCAGTTGGGATATAAAGCAGATTTTTCAAATATATTTGCACTAGAAGGTTCTGCCTCTTGGATGGAAGAAGTAATTTACCCTCGCATAGATGACAATTTCCAATATTTAGATGCCGTTTTTGATAATCCTGATGTAGCTGTAAACTACAATTTTGGAGATGAAGACGACCCAGATTTTAATGACTTTACAACACAATGGTATGGAGCTTGGATATTTTTTCAGTATATAGGAGAAACTTATGGGGTAGATGTGGCTAGAGTTCTTTGGGAAAATATGCGCTCACAAGCAGAATTAGAAGCCTTAGATAATGCTTTAAAGACTAAAGGTATAAATTTACAAACTGCTTTTGAAGATTTCTTTGTGGCAAATGTTGTGTTGTCTGCTAGTTCGGCATCTAGCCCTTATACATATAATCGTGCTGCTGATTATATCAATTATTTGAGCGAAAATATTAATTCTGAAACGGTAAAGATAGAAGGTACACTAGACTTTTCAAATCAAGCGAGAGTGTGGTATAGCAATCAACAGGGAAACGGAAGACTGATGCGTTTTTCGGCTGATTATATTCGTTTAGATACACAAGAACAAGATTTTGTAGTGGATATAGTACCAAAAAACTCACAAGGAAAGCAAATAGGAGTTCAGTTTGTTAGTTTTCAGCCTAATGGAAGTGTAAGGGTAATAAAAGATTATCCTGCTGTTGGCGAAAATGCTGAAATCACAATTGATGCAGCTACACAAAGCGAACAAATGTACTTGATTGTGTACAGAATAGGAACTGCTTTAGATGATTTTACTTCCGAACAATACAGTTTAAGAATATATAAAGAAGGTACTATTTTGGGAATAGATGATAAGTTGGGAACAGATAACTATTTTAACATTGCCTCAAATCCAGTTACTGATAGACTGAAATTTGTATATAAACTGCAAAATCAGAGTAATAAAAATTATACAGTTTCTATTACAGATATTTTAGGTAGAAAAATAATTGAAAATCAACCGATAAAGACATCCATAAATACAAATAAATGGGCTAAAGGAACATATATGGTAACACTTTTTGATGAAAAACAGCCTATTGCAGTTCGTAAAATAATTATTCAGTAGATTGATAATGAGTGATTTATGAAGTATGTACTGTTAAAAAGTCAGTTCTAAATCGTAAATGTTGCTTTTAACTGACTTTTTGTCGTGTATTGAAGTATTTGTTTTAAATATTAATTTATTTTTTGTTTTTTTAGTAAGTGAAAAATATATTTTTTATTACTTATTTTGTTTAATGGTAAGATAGAGTAAAATGGTTTAGCTTTTGATAAGTATAAGATAGACAAATTAGACAATATGCTTTCAAAGCTCTAAAAATATACAGTTATGATGACAATAGATAAAACTTTAACTAAAAAACTGGCGATGCAGTCGCAGGCTGAAAATATTGCTGGTGGTGGTACAGTACCAACAAAAATGTTTCTTTCAGAAGAAGAAAATGGTTATTTACTTCGCCTCACAGCAGCTTCTGTGAATCCAGATTCCTATAAAATAGAAATCCGACAAGGGCATTTGATTATTATGTCATTGGTAAAAATAAATGAATTTGAAGGAGTACCTCGTTTTATGCAGGCTTTTCCAATTTTGCCTCACGTAGATTCAAGTGGGATAGAAGCTCGTTATGTAGAGGATGAACTACATATTTTTGCTCCCTTCAATCAAGGAACAAGCAGAGGCGAAAATCGCAGAATTGATATAGATTTTGATTAAACTTACCGTGCAATATTAAAGCCTTCATTTTCAATTAAAGATAAATGAAGGCTTTTTTTTATTTTTCTGTCTCTTGTTTTTTATTAAAAAATATGGGCTTGAGTGTGTAGCCTGCTTCTTTCAAAAGATTGACCATTCCTTTTTCTCCTCCTAAATGCCCTGCTCCAACAGCAGCAAAAATTATATTTTTCTTACTTTTTCTATCTTCTTTAGATGGTTTTTTGTTCATTTGCTCTTCCATTCTTTTTACCATCACAAGGTTGCGCTTAACAATCAACGACTGATAGGTTTCTTCCTCAAACTCTTTAGAAATTTGGTCATGCAGAAGTTCTATATTTTCAGTTAGGTAAAGAGAAATGAGTGTTTCCATCGGATTTTTTTTAAAATCTAAAGCTGTTGTATCATTTTTTGTAGTCATTTCAATATCACCTACTGTATTTTTAGAGTCTGTTTGCTCGCTTTTGGCTTTGATATAATTATATAGTTCTTTGGCTTGCTTGTCTATAGGAGTAGAGTTGAGAGCTGTCATTTGTTCTTTGACAGTTTCTAAACCCATTACATTTTGGTCATTTCTTCTAGCTCTGTTTTGAAGGTGCATATCTAATGGAGGAAATTTTTGAGTAGTTGCATTTTCTTCATTTGCACCAGCCAGTTTTTCTTGTTCTTTTTCTTGCAACATCGCCATTACAAAGACAGGGCGCACCATATCTAAAAACGGTGCTAGCTCTCCAATATTTTCAACTAAATAAGGTTTTATTTCTTGATACTCTTCTTTAGTAAGTAGCTTTGACAAAGTAGAATCTTTTGGAGACATAATATAAGCCATTGCCATAATAGAAGTCATAACATTGAGGTCTAGTTCGCCTGCAACAGTCAGTGAATTATCCATATAAGGATATACATTAGAGGCGTAGTCAATCACTCGTTTATCTCCCACATGGACAGTTCCGAAGAGATAGGATTTTTGTTTTGAGTTTTTGCCACTTACTTCCCACAAAAGTTGTGCATAGCTCAAAGACGAAGAGAAAACTATCAGAAGTGGTAAAAAGAAACAAATACGATAAATAAATTTGGACATAGAGTAGGATTTAATGGTACGTAGGGAAACAAATATTTTCTTTTCTTTATAGAACGAAGAAATTTGTTTTGAGTTCCCTGCTTTTTCCATTATAATAAAACTTTTCCAAACTCCTATCAAGGAATATCCATAAACTTATGAGTCTGTAAAGAAACTTGCCACTTCGGATTTTCTTTGACAAATTCTATCAAGATAGGTAACATTTTGCTACTCTTGCTCCATTCGGGTTGGATAAGCAACTTACACGAATCAGACACTTTTTTAGCCTCTTCTTGTGCCCATTTCAAGTCACTAAGAGCATAAACTACCATTTTGAGTTCGTTTGCCTTCTCATAAATTTCTGCTAATGGCTTCTTAAATCGTTTCGGAGAAAGCGTAATCCAATCTAAATTACCAGAAAGAGGGTGCGCTCCAGAGGTTTCAATATGAACTCTAAAGCCTTCTTTTTTCAATGCTTCTGTGAGTCCGTCTAGGTTGTGCATTAGTGGCTCACCTCCTGTAATGACTGCCAAACGAGCAGGAAACTGACTTGCTTCTTCTACAATTTGAGAAATACTTTTTTTAGGGTGCGCTTCTTTGTCCCAAGACTCTTTTACATCACACCAAAAACAACCTACATCACAGCCTCCCAAACGTATAAAATAAGCAGCATGTCCCATAAAAGCTCCTTCGCCTTGTAGTGTGTAGAAGGCTTCCATTACAGGAAGTGAAGAGTTTATTGAGATTTTCATGGAAGAAGATGTTGAAGAAGATTTTAACTTAGGTGTTTTCTTAGATTTAGATAGCTTCGAAAAAGCTGAAGATGTTGAGAGTGTAGGCATTTTGATTTCGTAATGTTTATTATAAAAAAAGAATACGGTGAAGGTATGCAAACTCCACAGCACAAAAAGAACGCAAAATTAGTATTTTACTTGGAATAAAAAAAGTAGTATTGCTATCAAAATAGAGTGTAAAATAAAAAATAATCAATTACCTTTGCAAAAAGGTAGATAAAATGATTTTTCTTATACAAGAATTAGATGTTTTTTTAGTAAGTAATCAAACAATTTATGTACTAGATAACCTTAGACGTTTATCTAACCTTACAAAAATATAAGGCTTCTTTATGTAATATCTTACTAGCCGATAAAAAAAAGAATTTGGTCGTAAAAAATCAACCTTCTGTATAATTCTACGTACTTAAAGCAAAGCAAGGCATCAATTTTGGCTACTTCATTATAAAATAGATTAGAATGTTTTTTATCTAATAACATAAAAGAAAATATG
Encoded here:
- a CDS encoding M50 family metallopeptidase, which translates into the protein MKKSALDRDAIGYDSLSQKEVSARQNSSLTGLLIAAVITVVLFNVPYGYYISYPFSILGTWFHEMGHGIMALLWGGDFIKLVMYSNGSGVATTTSYNAIAQAFVSAAGLMTPPIIGAALILAGRTQRGSKIAMSILGAALIISVVFLVRSWFGVLAVSLWGALIITFAFKLPVSYKPFVVQFLGVQAWASTFRSLDYMFSDYAGSLGMQSDTQSIANILILPYWFWGGVIAAFAIVMLLVSLKIAFKK
- a CDS encoding TraB/GumN family protein yields the protein MSKFIYRICFFLPLLIVFSSSLSYAQLLWEVSGKNSKQKSYLFGTVHVGDKRVIDYASNVYPYMDNSLTVAGELDLNVMTSIMAMAYIMSPKDSTLSKLLTKEEYQEIKPYLVENIGELAPFLDMVRPVFVMAMLQEKEQEKLAGANEENATTQKFPPLDMHLQNRARRNDQNVMGLETVKEQMTALNSTPIDKQAKELYNYIKAKSEQTDSKNTVGDIEMTTKNDTTALDFKKNPMETLISLYLTENIELLHDQISKEFEEETYQSLIVKRNLVMVKRMEEQMNKKPSKEDRKSKKNIIFAAVGAGHLGGEKGMVNLLKEAGYTLKPIFFNKKQETEK
- a CDS encoding MXAN_6640 family putative metalloprotease, translated to MKFHSISKYILVLVSITCLNSILFAQNKQLSEEDIAFSRQWEAKLNHALSHSHTERNDKSHHSCLTLVLLEGQQNKKRLTLRLEKILRTHSERIELNFFFDSEHYRFHYDKTGVNAVDITDENNNDVPDYIEFMATEFENVYNKEINELGYVAPPSDGTEGGGEDLYDVYVTDLQQGLYGYVASENMIGDNPNSTVIETEASTSVMRMRNNYDDFDLKNDALKVTAAHEYYHSIQLGYKADFSNIFALEGSASWMEEVIYPRIDDNFQYLDAVFDNPDVAVNYNFGDEDDPDFNDFTTQWYGAWIFFQYIGETYGVDVARVLWENMRSQAELEALDNALKTKGINLQTAFEDFFVANVVLSASSASSPYTYNRAADYINYLSENINSETVKIEGTLDFSNQARVWYSNQQGNGRLMRFSADYIRLDTQEQDFVVDIVPKNSQGKQIGVQFVSFQPNGSVRVIKDYPAVGENAEITIDAATQSEQMYLIVYRIGTALDDFTSEQYSLRIYKEGTILGIDDKLGTDNYFNIASNPVTDRLKFVYKLQNQSNKNYTVSITDILGRKIIENQPIKTSINTNKWAKGTYMVTLFDEKQPIAVRKIIIQ
- a CDS encoding 7-carboxy-7-deazaguanine synthase QueE: MKISINSSLPVMEAFYTLQGEGAFMGHAAYFIRLGGCDVGCFWCDVKESWDKEAHPKKSISQIVEEASQFPARLAVITGGEPLMHNLDGLTEALKKEGFRVHIETSGAHPLSGNLDWITLSPKRFKKPLAEIYEKANELKMVVYALSDLKWAQEEAKKVSDSCKLLIQPEWSKSSKMLPILIEFVKENPKWQVSLQTHKFMDIP
- a CDS encoding Hsp20/alpha crystallin family protein, with the translated sequence MMTIDKTLTKKLAMQSQAENIAGGGTVPTKMFLSEEENGYLLRLTAASVNPDSYKIEIRQGHLIIMSLVKINEFEGVPRFMQAFPILPHVDSSGIEARYVEDELHIFAPFNQGTSRGENRRIDIDFD